The genomic interval GCCTTGAGTTTGCCAACGCGCCCCGAGCCGACAAAAGGCTGGCCATAGGTCTGCTCAATAAAGCGACGCACGCTGGCCTTCGCCTCGTCAGAAACACGTGTCGAGTCGGTGCGCATATAGGTAATCAGTCCCTGCGAGCCGCGCGGCCCCAGCTCGATGCCTTCATAGAGCTGCTGAGCCAGACTCATCGTCTTCTTGGGCTTAAAGTAGAGGCGCGACGAGGCATCCTGCTGCATGGTGCTGGTCGTATAGGGGAGCGGCGGCTGACGGCGCACTTCGCGCTGGAGCAGGCGCCAGACCGCGAAGCTTGCTCCGCGCAGCTCGGAGAGAATGGCCTCGGCTTCTTGCTGATTGGCGATATGCAAGCGTCGCCGCGTCTCCTCAGAACGGCGCTCGCCCTCTCCCTCCTGCGACCCCTCACCCTCTTCGCCCTCGGCTGCCCCTTCCTCTTCTCCGTCCGTTGGCTGCTGGCCAGCCAGCTCGTTGAGGCGAGCCACCAGCGTCGCCTCAAAGCGTTCCTGCTCGCCTTGCTTGCTCAGGAGGGCGGTAATCGTCCAATATTCCTGGGGCACAAAGCCACGGATCTGCCGCTCGCGATCGCAGATCAGGCGCAGGGCGACCGACTGCACACGTCCAGCACTGGTACCCGACTGCACACGCCTCCACAGCAGGGGACTAATCTTGTAGCCCACCAGACGATCAAGGACTCGACGCGCCTGCTGTGCATTGAACAGGTCTTCATTTATGGCCCGCGGCTTCTGAATCGCCTCTTGTACAGCCCTCCTCGTAATCTCATTAAAGACAGCGCGGCGCGGATTCTTGAGTCCCAGGGTCTGCATCAGGGACCAGGCGATAAACTCCCCTTCGCGATCAGGATCGGGAGCCAGATAGACTTCCTCGGCCTTCTTCGACGCCGCCTTCAGCTCGGCAATGACGCCCTTCCGCTCCTCGATAATTTCATATTGTGGCGCAAAATCCTTGCGCGTGTTGACGCCAAGGCCCTTCTTGGGCAGATCGATAATGTGCCCCATTGAGGCGCGCACCTCGAAATCGCGCCCGAGGAATTTCTCAATGGTCTTGGCTTTTGCCGGAGACTCAACAATGACAAGCTTCTTTGCCATTAATCAACCTGTACCTGATTTGCAGATGTTATGCGGTTGAACGCCAGGTGAGCCGTTCAATCTCACAGGATAGGATAGCACACGTTGACAAGAGGGGTGACAAACCGGATCACCGGCCAACGGCTTCCCCAGCCTCTCACTTCTCTCTCCTCTCATTACGTATGCCTTCTGAGTGAGATAACACAAGATAGCCCCCCGATCTTCCCCCGGCAGCCAGAGCGAGTGGCCTCAGTTTCCTGCGCACGCCGGCCATCTTTCCCGCCGGGAGTACAATAGTGGAGAATCCGCTCTTTCGCTGCTCTTACTCTACAATACAAGGGAAGCTCTGGGGTCCTCTGCCTCCGAGGGTAAGAGCGCGAGAGGAGAGTGTGGGCAGAACGATGGATGGGAGGGTTGATAAAATGTCGTCTGGTACTTTCGCGCGCTGCGGATCGCGCCGTGACTGTATTGATAGGAGGCTGCTGTGTCCCCGGCCTCATCGCCTGCTGAGCCTGCTTCAGTCGCTCCTGCTCTATGGCCTCACCCTCGCTCTCCTGCTACTCAGCAGCGCTTGTGAGCCGTTTGGCAGAAGCGGTGCGGGGCCGGCCACCCAACGAACAGGCGCTGTTCCCAAACAAGCAACTGCCAGCCCGACGCCGACGCCGGTCCCGCGGCCAGTGGAACAGTACGGCTTTCAAAAAGGAATCGTCTACCCTGGCTGGAGCCGGAGCGCCTATGGTCTCAGTGACCGTCGCTGGCAAGAGAGTTTGCAAGAGATTCGGCGCAGCACCGCTGCTGAATGGCTAGAGATGCCAGTACTTTTCTCCCAGTCAACTCCTGATGCCGTCGACATCGGGGCAGATCAGGCGGCACCTAGTGTGGCCTCCTTTGTGGCGGGAGTGCGCAAAGCGCATGCGGTCGGCTTCAAAGTCTTTCTCGCCCCCCTGCTGACCGTACGCCAGCCGGGCGGCTGGGCCGCGCTAGTCATGCCAGCTCCTGAGAGCCAACAGCGCTGGTTTGACCACTACTGGCAGGCTCTACGGCCCTATGTTGAGGCAGCCGAGGCCAATGGCGTTGAACAGATTGCCCTGGCTACTGAAATGGAGTGGCTGCAGAGCAACGCTCCCAGCACCCTCTGGCGCCAGCTCATTGAGCGCGTGCGCAGCATCTACACAGGCAACCTGACCTATGACATCAATTGGTCCACAATGGACCAGCCGCCGGCCTGGTTGCATGATTCTCGCCTCACTTTCATTGGCGTCTCTGAGTACATTTCCCTCAGCGACGCTCCCGTACGTCTGGATGCCCAGACCATGATCCAGCTCTGGCGCGAGCAAATCAAGACGCGGCTCGACCAGCTTGCCGAGCAACTGAACCGACGCATCGTTATCAGTGAAATTGGTTATCGCAACAGCACTGACGCCCTCTACCAGGTCTGGTCACCCACCTCAGCAGCCCCAGCAGACCCCCAAGAGCAGGCCGATGCTTACAACGCCGCACTCACCAACGTCATGGCCGATGAGCATATCGCCGGCATCTTCTTCTGGGGCTGGGACGAAGTAGAGCGCTTCTCAATCCGCGGTCAGAAGGCCACCGAAGTACTCCATCGCTGGTACAGCGGCACGAGTCCCAGTAGCTCGTGAGGGAAGGTCTGGGAATGCTTCTAGCGTGGAGAGCGGAGCCTCAAGACTGGCAGCTCTGGCCCGCGTTCCTGGTCGTGGGAGGGCCAAGGCTTTCGGGGACCAGAAGATCTATCTCTGGCTTGCGGTCTTGACCGCTTCACGCGCGCATGCTATGCTGCAACTAGGCAATGAGAAAAATAGATACAACTATTGACACAGGCGCTGGTTCGGAGGAGAAGCATGCAGCAACATCGGCCATCTCCAGTGCTCCCTCAAGGGTCCAACCAAGGTGAGTCGAGAGGGAGCAGATGGCTTCGGACAAAGAAAGGCCGCCCAGAAGTTAAGCCAGGATCAGTCACCGGAGCGGCAAGAGCCGGCCAGCGCTCACGGAGGCGAGGCCTCTCGCTGAGGGCAGCCCTGGCGGTGATCAGCGGACGGGCAGCAGGAGCTTTAAGTCGCCGTCTCCGGCTCGGAGGCGGTACCAGTATCGTGGGCCTGGTGGCTCAACGCCTCTACCCGGATATCATCGGCCACCTGGCCGCCCAACTGGAACATGGTAGCGTCCTGATCACTGGTACCAACGGCAAAACGACCACGAGCGGCTTCCTGGCTGCAATCCTGCGCGACGCCGGCCTGCGCGTCTGGCGCAACCGCGAGGGGGCCAATCTGTTGCGCGGCGTCGCCGGTGCCCTGGTGGTGCGCGCCCTCCCCAACGGCAATCTGCGCCGTGCGGGTCAGGCCATCTCCGTCTTCGAAATCGACGAGGCGGTCATACCCCAGGCCGCGCGCCTGCTAGAGCCGCGTGCGGTTGTCTTCGTGAACCTGTTCCGCGACCAGCTCGACCGCTACGGGGAGGTGGAAAGCGTCGCTTCCCTCTGGCGGCAAATGGTCAAGGAGCTGCCAGAGACAACGGCTCTGGTTCTCAACGCTGATGACCCAACAACGGCCAGCCTGGGCGAGCTGGCCCGCGGGCCCGTCCTCTATTTCGGTCTGGAGGATCTGACGCTCGATGTAAGTGGCCAGGATGGCCAGGGAACCCCAGGCACTTACCAGGTCGTGGACAGCCGCAGCTGCGTGCGCTGTGGCAGCGACTATCACTATAGCGCTCGCTTCTATAGTCACATGGGCCATTATCAGTGCCCCCACTGCGGCCTGGAGCGTCCTTCTCCACTCGTACGCGCGCTCCACGTGCGCCAGGATACCTTCGATCGCTTGCGCGTGACAGTCGAGACACCGACCCAGCTGGGCGAGATTGTGATCCCCCTGCCCGGGCTGTATAATGTTTATAATGCCCTGGCCGCGATCACGGCAGCCCAGGCCCTGGGGATCAGCTGGGAGCCAATCGTCTCAGGGATCGAGCAATTCAAGCCCGCCTTTGGACGGGGTGAGCGCGTGCAGGTGGCAGGCCGTACCCTGCGCCTGCTGCTGGCGAAGAATCCGACAGGATTAAATGAGGTGCTACGCACGCTCTTCAGCGAGGGCACACCTCGCCATGTGCTTTTCGTGCTCAACGATAATATCGCCGATGGCCGAGATGTCTCCTGGATCTGGGACGTCGACTTCGAACGCGCTAAGGGCCTGACCGCCAGCCTGACGGTAACCGGCACGCGCGCTTTCGATCTGGCCTTACGCCTCAAATACGCCGGTTTCGCTCCCGAAGCGATGACGCTCATTCCGTCAACACCGCTACGCGCTCTCGAAGAGCTAACCGGCCCACAGCCGCGAGGACGCAAAGGGAAAGGTCGAGGCCGGACTCGACGCCAGCTGCAGGAAGGCCAGGCAGCCGCCGCGATGACGAGCAGCGCAGCCGCGCCGCCGGCAGAGGAAACGACCGCCAGTCTGCAAGAGATGGCTGTCTCCTTCCCAGGCTACGGACTGGCAAGAGCGCTGGAACAGGCCATCGCGCAGACGCCTGCCGGGGAAACGCTCTTTATCGTGCCGACCTACACAGGACTGCTGGAGATTCATCGCGAGCTAGAACGGCGCGGGCTGACGCCTCATTATTGGGAGGGACGAGATTAGATGCACGGTAGGAATGAGGCCCGGCTGACGCTCACGCTTGGGCATCTCTATCCAGATCAGCTCAATCTCTACGGGGATCGCGGCAATATTCTGACGTTGAAACGCCGCTGCGAGCTGCGGGGCATCGAATTGCGCGTCGTAGGGCTGGGCATTGGCGATGCCCTGGCACCAGACGAGTACGATCTGCTCTTCATCGGCGGTGGTCAGGATAAGGAGCAGGCTCCCGTGGCCCAGGACCTCTTTGAGACGAAAGGAATCGGCCTGTGGGCCGCTATTGAGGATGATATGCCGGTGCTGGCAGTCTGCGGCGGCTATCAGTTGTTGGCCCACTACTATCGCCCAGCGGAAGGCCCCGATATGAAGGGCCTGGGAGTCTTCGATGCCTGGACAGTCCATAAGGGGCCACGAACGCCGCGCTGCATCGGCGACGTGGTCATTCGCTGGAATGGCATGACAGTGGTCGGCTTCGAGAATCACGGCGGACGTACCTATCTGGGAACCGCTCACCCACTGGGCAAGGTCCTCAAAGGCTACGGCAATAATGCCGAGGATGGCACCGAAGGGGCGGTCTATCGCAACGCCTACGGAACCTATCTGCATGGCTCGCTCCTGCCAAAGAATCCGCACTTCGCCGACCATCTGATCGGCCTGGCACTGCAGCGCAAGTACGGCCTCCGGCGGCTGACAAGCTTGAGCATGCCGCCAGGCGAGATCATGAATGGCTCTACGCCCGCCCAACCCGCCTCGATGGAGGACCCTACCACTCTGCTGCGGCCCCTGGATGACCACCTGGAGTGGCAGGCCCACGCAGCTATCCTGGAACGCCTGGGACTCTACGAGGAGGCCGTCGCCGCCCTGCGGCGCGCCAAGGCGGCGTAGAGGTTGCTTTGCTTGCTCTAGCATCGAGGATTGGGCCATTATGAGCTTTGATCGAACACTGGCTCGCTGCTCTTTCTGCGGTCGGCGCCCACCCGAAGTCAGACGGATGATAGCCGGGCCAGGCGCCGCCTATATCTGCGAAGCCTGCCTTCAGACCTGCAACGAGATCTTACAAGATCCAAGGCCCTTCTCTCCCAAGGCCCTGGAGCTGGCCTCACGCCCCCCCGTGGTCGTCGCCGCCCCCCTGGAACCCCCTACCAGCAGCCAGGATGAGCAGCCAGCTCCACGCGAGGCCCTGCGGACTCTCACCCTGGAGCTGGAGCAGAAGCAGCAAGACATGACGCTGATGCTCTATCAGATCCAGTTCTACGCCCATTACTTTGATTTGCATTACCTGTGGATCAGGCCGCCGCTTACACCCGGCTTCGCTTTTGTTCCACGCCTGATCTTCTTCCTGAAGGATAATCTGGGCCAGCAGTGGAGCGGAGACCAGGGGGGAATGCTCCTGGCGCGACCCGAGCTGGCCAGTGATCCCAACCATGCCGTCTACCAGGGGCGGGCGCGCTTCCGTCCCTTGCCCTCTCCAGAGGCTCACCATCTGACTATTCGCGCCGCCGACCCGCTTGGCCAGTTCGAAGATCCCCCGCCACGTCCGTGGCAGTTCGAAATCACGTTCTAGGATCTCCCCCGCGGAGGACGGCAGGAAGGGGGACAGACAGCCAGGGAGCAGCACAATCCAGAGAAAGAAAGGGCTGAGGCGCAGGGCATTGCTGCTGCCACTGCACCTCAGCCTTTGTGCTAGCCCATCCGGCCAATCTGGCCCGGTCTGATCAGGCGCCCCTCTTCTCTTCAGACAACCACTGCTCAACAGACCAGGCCCCAGAGCGTTCGCTCCGGCACCTTATGACGCCCTCCTGACAGCTCCTGCGCCGGCAATTGTGACTGTTTACCCCCTCGCGGAGGATAGTAAAAAAAGCATCCCAGGTAGAACGACCCGGCCAAGCGGGCAGAGAGATGAAGACTACTCCAGAGCGGGGATCAACAAGCCATAGCCACCTTTTTCCAGACGATACATGACGTTCACGCTGTTGGTGGCCTCGTTCACAAAGGGGTAGAAGGGAAGACCGAGAGCTTCCATCTGCAGGATCGCTTCTCTGTCGCTCATGGGCTTGGTGGGAAGGCTGCGGATCTCTTTAATCCTGGCCCATAAGGTTTCGTTCTGCTCCTCGCTTAGACTGGTGGGAACAGGCAGATCTTCCGTCGCTTCAGTCTCCTCCCTCGCCGCTGTGACAACAGCCCCCTCCTCCCCCTCAAGCAGCGAGAGCTGCCCCGAACGCGCCAGCGCCAGAACCTTGATGAGCGGGCGCTGATGACGACGCGCGGTGGTCAGCCGATCCTTTTGTCGACAGAACTGGGCAAGCAGCTTGCCAAGAGCCTGGTCAAAGGCAACGGTGACTTTAGGAGCACTCACCTCACTACGCAGAGCAGGCGCAACTCCCATCAGCAGGATCTGGACCGTGTAGCGGTCCTGGGCACTGCGCGCGTGCTCCTCTGCGATAGTAATCTCCAGACGAGCGGTACTGTTGCGGGGAGAGATGAGGCGCGTCAGCTTGTGGGCCTTACGCTCAATGTGCTGTCGCAGACGAGGCATGACCTCCATCTGCTTGCCTTTGATGATGATCTGCATAGCTTCTGACTCCCTCTTTCCAAGGCCACAACACCGGTCGCTCCAGGCAGACCTGCAGGCGTCTGGCTGAACGCAGGAGAGCAAACCCTAACCGTGGGCGCAGTCGGGTCTTGCTCATTATATCACCCCTCGAATTGCCATGACCAGTTTCCCCCTATTCCCATCCCTCCCGCAACAGCTCAACTCAGCCCGGACCGCCAGCCCTCCAGACATTCATGAAAAAGGTGTTATGAAAGAGCGACATTCGGGCCACAGACGCAGGCCCAAAAGATGAACAAATTTTCATCTATAGAGGTCCTGGATTCATAAAATGTTCATCCATTACTGTTAAGCTAATGATAGCGTTGCAGCAACTCTGTACAGTGGAATGAAGGAAGGGGAGTGGCTTTCATGGCGCAGATTCCGAGCGATCACCACATTACCTATCAGCTCCAGTACCGCAAATGTGGGAAACCAACCTGCAGCACCTGTCGCGACGGTCAGGGACACGGCCCTTACTGGTATGCCTACTGGCGCGAGGGATCGCGGCTACGCTCAGGCTATGTCGGCAAGGAGCGACCGGCAGATGACAAGCTCCCAGAGCGCGAGAGGAAGCGACGCCCGGCAGGGGGACGCACTGAACGCCAGGCGCATCGGGGAAACCCTCCCTTACCTCTGGTCGCCGTCTTGAGCTGACAGGATCGGCCCAGAGAGGATCAGATCAGCAGCTGGGTGAGGGGGAACAACCACCACCGCCAGCACCTCCACCTCCTGTGAGGCACGGGGAGACCAGTCGGGGCCGCTTTGGCTGGCAACGCGGACCCGAGGACCAGGGTCTGGCCGAGTCCTGAAGCAGAGAGCAAGGCAAGATCCAGCCAGGAGAGTAGCGCAGCACTCCGTTGTCTCTGTCGCCACTTCTGCTTCTGTGATAGAATCATCTCGACAGGATTCTACCCAGAGTTGGGAGCTGCGGGATGAAATGTCCATATTGTGGCGGCACCGAGTCACGTGTCAAAGACTCGCGTGACATCGGAGACGCCATCCATCGGAGACGTGAGTGCGAACGCTGCAAGGGGCGCTTCAGTACCTATGAGCGAGTCGAACCATCCCACCTGATGGTCATTAAGCGTGATCAGCGCCGCGAGCCTTTCGACCGCCAGAAACTTTATATCGGCATTCGCAAAGCCTGTGAGAAGCGGCCCCTTCCCGTCGGCGAGATCGAAAGCGCGATCGACGAAATTGAACAGGAGCTTTATCGCATGGGCCGGCAGGAGGTGCCTAGCAGCGTGATCGGCGAGCTGGTAATGGAGCGCCTGCGCCGCATGGATAAAATCGCCTATATCCGCTTCGCGAGTGTCTATCGCTCCTTCGGCGATGTGGAAACGATGTTCGAGGAGATCCAGCAGCTGCTCAATCGCGAGAAGGCAGAATAAGCTCGTCACAACGCTTATCCCGCCACCCTCACGACGTGAGCAGCGCTGTCTCCTGATGGGCATGGCAGGAAGACCTGTGCGCTCTTCTTCACTCACCACATTGATCTCCTCTTGACATGGGGCTGATCATCTTTGCGTGCCTCATCCTTTCTGGCCTTGCGCTGGTCACCAACCCCGTCACCTCCCCTTGTTTTCTGCCCCAGCTCCAGCCTTCGCCGGTCCCTCGCCCCCCGCTCCCGGCCCCTCTAATGCTCCGCGAGACGCCCCTCCGCTTTTCTCAGGCGACGGCTGAGGACACCCAGCAACTTGAGGGCAAGCTCCGGTTGCTGCCGCAGGACAGTGCGAAACTCCCAGATCGGTAGAATGACAGCCCTGGTCTCTTCCTCGGCAATGACACTGGCCGAGCGAGGAAGATCATCCAGCAGGGCCATCTCTCCCAGCACTTCCCCCGGCCCGGCTGTCCCGATCACTTCCTCCGCCCGATCAGGATCAGTGGCCTGGACAATGCGTACTCGCCCTGCGGTGATAATGTACAGACCAGTTCCCGTATCGCCCTGATGAAACAGCGCTGTGCCGGGGCTGTAGTGCCGCTCTTGAGCGCTTGTAGCAATTTTTTTGAGTTCTTTGTCGCTCAAGCTCGAAAACAAGCTCACCTTTCTTAGTAGATCTTCATACATTGCAAATGACTCCTCGTGCAAAATCGGCTCGCTACCCGAGCAGACACCTGCCACGCTTCCATCGTTTTGGCCCGGCTGTATTGTATCACAGCGGCTCAGCCTTGTCTCCTTTTTGACTTTCTGACTGCGACGCACTACAATAAGTGGGACGACTGATCGACACACACAGAACAGACAAGAATAATCAAGGCCCGAGCC from Thermogemmatispora onikobensis carries:
- a CDS encoding DUF6788 family protein, producing MAQIPSDHHITYQLQYRKCGKPTCSTCRDGQGHGPYWYAYWREGSRLRSGYVGKERPADDKLPERERKRRPAGGRTERQAHRGNPPLPLVAVLS
- a CDS encoding MurT ligase domain-containing protein is translated as MISGRAAGALSRRLRLGGGTSIVGLVAQRLYPDIIGHLAAQLEHGSVLITGTNGKTTTSGFLAAILRDAGLRVWRNREGANLLRGVAGALVVRALPNGNLRRAGQAISVFEIDEAVIPQAARLLEPRAVVFVNLFRDQLDRYGEVESVASLWRQMVKELPETTALVLNADDPTTASLGELARGPVLYFGLEDLTLDVSGQDGQGTPGTYQVVDSRSCVRCGSDYHYSARFYSHMGHYQCPHCGLERPSPLVRALHVRQDTFDRLRVTVETPTQLGEIVIPLPGLYNVYNALAAITAAQALGISWEPIVSGIEQFKPAFGRGERVQVAGRTLRLLLAKNPTGLNEVLRTLFSEGTPRHVLFVLNDNIADGRDVSWIWDVDFERAKGLTASLTVTGTRAFDLALRLKYAGFAPEAMTLIPSTPLRALEELTGPQPRGRKGKGRGRTRRQLQEGQAAAAMTSSAAAPPAEETTASLQEMAVSFPGYGLARALEQAIAQTPAGETLFIVPTYTGLLEIHRELERRGLTPHYWEGRD
- a CDS encoding ClpX C4-type zinc finger protein encodes the protein MSFDRTLARCSFCGRRPPEVRRMIAGPGAAYICEACLQTCNEILQDPRPFSPKALELASRPPVVVAAPLEPPTSSQDEQPAPREALRTLTLELEQKQQDMTLMLYQIQFYAHYFDLHYLWIRPPLTPGFAFVPRLIFFLKDNLGQQWSGDQGGMLLARPELASDPNHAVYQGRARFRPLPSPEAHHLTIRAADPLGQFEDPPPRPWQFEITF
- a CDS encoding glycoside hydrolase family 113 — protein: MGRTMDGRVDKMSSGTFARCGSRRDCIDRRLLCPRPHRLLSLLQSLLLYGLTLALLLLSSACEPFGRSGAGPATQRTGAVPKQATASPTPTPVPRPVEQYGFQKGIVYPGWSRSAYGLSDRRWQESLQEIRRSTAAEWLEMPVLFSQSTPDAVDIGADQAAPSVASFVAGVRKAHAVGFKVFLAPLLTVRQPGGWAALVMPAPESQQRWFDHYWQALRPYVEAAEANGVEQIALATEMEWLQSNAPSTLWRQLIERVRSIYTGNLTYDINWSTMDQPPAWLHDSRLTFIGVSEYISLSDAPVRLDAQTMIQLWREQIKTRLDQLAEQLNRRIVISEIGYRNSTDALYQVWSPTSAAPADPQEQADAYNAALTNVMADEHIAGIFFWGWDEVERFSIRGQKATEVLHRWYSGTSPSSS
- a CDS encoding cyclic nucleotide-binding domain-containing protein, whose amino-acid sequence is MYEDLLRKVSLFSSLSDKELKKIATSAQERHYSPGTALFHQGDTGTGLYIITAGRVRIVQATDPDRAEEVIGTAGPGEVLGEMALLDDLPRSASVIAEEETRAVILPIWEFRTVLRQQPELALKLLGVLSRRLRKAEGRLAEH
- the hpf gene encoding ribosome hibernation-promoting factor, HPF/YfiA family — translated: MQIIIKGKQMEVMPRLRQHIERKAHKLTRLISPRNSTARLEITIAEEHARSAQDRYTVQILLMGVAPALRSEVSAPKVTVAFDQALGKLLAQFCRQKDRLTTARRHQRPLIKVLALARSGQLSLLEGEEGAVVTAAREETEATEDLPVPTSLSEEQNETLWARIKEIRSLPTKPMSDREAILQMEALGLPFYPFVNEATNSVNVMYRLEKGGYGLLIPALE
- the nrdR gene encoding transcriptional regulator NrdR, with translation MKCPYCGGTESRVKDSRDIGDAIHRRRECERCKGRFSTYERVEPSHLMVIKRDQRREPFDRQKLYIGIRKACEKRPLPVGEIESAIDEIEQELYRMGRQEVPSSVIGELVMERLRRMDKIAYIRFASVYRSFGDVETMFEEIQQLLNREKAE